TCCAGCTGAGGATCGCCGTAAGCGTGCCACCATTGGGCTTTGGGCCAGTTTGCGTCTTTCGCGGCGCTTTGAATCGCCTCGTCAGTGGCCAGGTTATTGGCGGGGAGCATCGTGTCTTTTGGACCGATGCCACCAAAACCAATGCAGCCGTTTAATGCTAACGATAAAGCCAGAACACTGAGGGCTTTAAGCTCTCTGTTGATGCGACGCTGCACTGCTGCAAATTCCTGACATGAGGGGATAAGGCTTGAGGCAGAGAAGTCTATGGCTTGGCAGGCGCAACGATAAGCTGGCATAAATGTGAATCTTTATTACCGTTCTTGGGATAATCCGTTAGTCGCATGCAAAGCAGCCTGTAAAGGCTGAAACTTCATGTCACAATTTGCCGCTGCTGGTTGTCGTTGTCCCCTATACCGCCCCTTGAGAGCACCCCATGGACACTTTGCAAAATATGCGCGCCTTCAGTTGCGTGGCCGAAGCCGGAAGTTTCACGGCCGCCGCCGCCATGCTGGATACCACCACCGCCAATGTGTCGCGCGCGGTCTCGAACCTTGAGGCCCACTTGCAAACCCGCCTCTTGAACCGCACCACCCGGCGCATAGCCCTGACCGAAGCCGGCAAGCGCTATTTATTGCGTTGCGAGCAGATCCTGGCCTATGTCGAAGAGGCCGAAGCCGAGGCGAGCGACGCGCACTCGCGCCCTGCCGGCCAACTGAAAGTGCACACCATGACCGGCATCGGCCAGCACTTTGTGATCGACGCCATTGCCCGCTACCGCAAGGCCCACCCGGATGTGACCTTCGACCTGACCCTGGCCAACCGCGTGCCGGACTTGCTCAACGAGGGGTACGACGTGTCCATCGTGCTGGCCAGCGAGCTGCCGGATTCGGGCTTTGTGTCCCAGCGCCTGGGCATCACCTACAGCATCGTCTGCGCATCGCCCGGTTACGTGAAAGCCAACGGCACTGCAACCAAACCTAGCGACCTGCTCAACCATGCCTGCCTGCGCCTGGTAAGCCCGGTGATTGCGCTGGACAAATGGGTGTTCGAAGGCCCGGAAGGTCAGGAGATGGTCCTGATCAACTCCTCGCCGTTCCTGGTCAACTCCGCCGATGCGATGAAAACCGCAATCACCAGCGGCATGGGCGTGGGTGTGCTGCCGGTGTACGCCGCCATCGAAGGCCTGCGCAACGGCACGCTGGTGCGCATGCTGCCCAAGTACCGCTCGCAAGAACTGAACCTGTACGCCATCTACCCGTCACGCCAGTATCTGGATGCGAAGATCAAAACCTGGGTCGAGTATCTGAAAGGCTCTTTGCCGGAGATATTGGCCGCGCACCAGACCGAGCTGGCCACCTACAGCTAGAACAGCGCTCGTCTTCGGCAGCGGCTACAGGATTGGCGGATGGTGGGCGGGAATGTTAGCGTGCTTACATTCCCGACAGCCGATGAGCCTTGTTCCGATGAGCCTTCCCAGCACAAAAAAAACCGTACTTGCCTTCAGCCGCGTAACGCCCGAAATGATCGAGCGCTTGCAGCAGGACTTCAACGTCATTGCCCCCAACCCCAAGCTGGGTGACATCAACGCACAGTTTGAGGAGGCGCTGCCCCACGCCCATGGTTTGATCGGCGTCGGCCGCAAGCTGGGTCGCAAGCAACTGGAAAACGCCAGACAGCTGGAAGTCGTGTCCAGCGTGTCGGTGGGTTACGACAACTACGATGTCGACTATTTCAACGAGCGCGGCATCATGCTCACCAACACCCCGGACGTGCTCACCGAAAGCACGGCAGACCTGGGTTTTACCCTGATCATGAGCAGCGCACGCCGGGTCGCTGAACTGGACGCCTGGACCAAGGCCGGCCAGTGGCAAGCCAGCGTGCCGCCCGCCTTGTTCGGCAGTGACGTGTACGGCAAAACCCTGGGCATCGTCGGCATGGGCAATATCGGCGCGGCCGTTGCCCGTCGGGGCCGGCTGGGCTTCAACATGCCAATCCTCTATAGCGGCAACAGCCGCAAGACCGCGCTTGAGCAAGAACTGGGCGCGCAGTTTCGCAGCCTGGACCAGTTGCTGGCCGAGGCGGATTTCGTGTGCCTGGTGGTGCCGCTCAGCGAGAAGACCAAACACCTGATCAGCCATCGCGAACTGGGGCTGATGAAGAAAAGTGCCATCCTGGTGAACATCTCCCGTGGCCCTGTGGTGGACGAACCGGCGCTGATCGAAGCCCTGCAAAACGGCACCATTCGTGGCGCCGGGCTGGATGTTTACGAGAAAGAACCGCTGGCCGAGTCACCGTTGTTTGCGTTGAAAAACGCAGTGACCTTGCCCCACATCGGTTCGGCCACCCACGAAACCCGTGAAGCGATGGCCAACCGTGCGCTGGCCAACCTGCGCAGTGCCCTGCTGGGCGAACGCCCGCAAGACCTGGTCAACCCGCACGTGTTCAAGGGCTGACCACCTGGCAATACAAACCTTGTAGCCGCTGACGAGCTCCGCGAGGCTGCGATGGACTGCGTAGCAGGCCCGTTTTGAAGGCCCTTCGGTCCTTTTCGCAGCCTCGCTACGCTCCTCAGCGGCTACAAAACCTCACGCCAGCTTGGCGTTCAGTGCCACCGGTTTGGGCTTGCGAAACACCAGCACGTTGCCCAGCATCACCAGTACCAGCCCGGCCAAAGCCGGAGCCGTCCACTGGTAGCCTTCAACAAACGCCGACACGTTCAGCGCCACCAACGGGAACAACACCGTGCAATACGCGGCACGCTCCGGGCCCATGCGCCCCACAAGTGTCAGGTAGGCGGTAAACCCGATCACCGAACCCGGAATCACCAGGTACAGCAGCGAGCCGACATAGCGCGTGTTCCACTCCATGTCGAACGGGATGCCTTTAAACACGCAGTACACCGCCAGCATGCTCGCGCCATAGAACATGCCCCAGGCATTGGTCGTCAGCGGCTTGAGCCCGGCTTTTTGTTGCAGGCTGGACAACATGTTGCCCGCCGAAAAACACAGGGTGCCGATCAGTGCCAACCCCAAGCCGAGCAAAATGTGCGGCGTTGCGGTATGCCCGCTCAGTTCCGGCCAGAACAGCAAACCCAGCCCCAGCATCCCCAGAGCACCACCGGCGATGACATTGCGGGCGATTTTCTGTTTGAAGAAGATCCGCGCATTCAGTGCGTTCCACAGGGTGGCGGTAGAAAACACCACCGCGATCAAGCCTGTCGTCACCCACTGGCTGGCCGTCAGGAAACACATGAAGTTAACGCAAAACAGGCACAACCCCTGGGCCAGACAAATCATATGCCCGCGCCTGTTCATCACCTGCAATTTGCGGCTGAGCAGCAGCACGACAAACAGCACCAGCGCCGCCAGGCCAAAGCGGTAAACGATGGACACCGGAATCGCCACCACCCCCAGTTGCAGCTTCAGGGCAATCCACGTGGTGCCCCAGATCAGGACAGTCGACAGGTACAAAAAAAGATTCATGGCGCACTCCAGACAATGGCCTTTAGTGTGATCCCCGGTCTGTGCGGCCACTTGCAGATTCTTGCGCTTTTGTTGGCCCGGGGCTGGCAGCCTGGATACGACGGAGTAGGATGCGAACATGCCCGCATTCGATACCCTGCAAGTTTTCCAGTCCATGAACAGCTCGCCCAATGCCCGTCTGGAGCACAGTGTCGAACTGAGCGAAGGCATGGCTGCTGCTTTGTGGACCAACCACCACGACGCACGCGAATATCAAGCGCCGACCCATCACACGTTGTCGTGTTACATCTCCGGCGGCACTGGCACCTTTCGCCGTGAGCAACCCGGGGCCAAAGGCGCGCCGGGCAAGCTGTGCGTCCTGCCTGCGGATCATCAATCAGCGTGGGTCATCAATGGCGAGATTCGTCTGGCCCATGTGTATGTCAGCCGGGAGCAATTTGCGCTGGGCTGCATCACCCTGCTCGACCGCGAACCGCGGGAACTGCTGTTGCGTGAAATCACCTTTCTGGATGACGAGCAGCAAAGCCGGCGCTTTCATCGACTGATAGAGATGAACTGGGACGAACCCGGTGAACGCCTGCTGACCAGCAGCCTGGCCAGCGCCCTGCTCGACCATGCCGTGTTGACTCAGGTGGGCCTGCGGGACGGGCTGCAACTCAAGGGTGGGCTGGCGGCCTTCCAGCGTCGCCAACTGGTCGACTACATCGAACACCAACTGGCCGAACCGCTGAACATCGGCCAACTGGCGGCGCAGTGCGCGCTGTCGCCCTATCACTTTGCACGCATGTTCCGCGAAAGCTTCGGCGTGCCCCCGCACCAGTACTTGCTGGCCCGCCGCCTGACCCGCGCCCGCGACTTGCTGCGCAACAGCCCCCTGCCTCTGGGCGATGTGGCACTGGCCTGCGGCTTCGCCAGCGCCAGCCACTTCGCCAACCGCTTCAAACAAAGCCTGGGCTGTACACCGGGGGAGTATCGGGCGGTGTACAGGCTGTAACGCCCACAGGTTTCAGGCCTTAAAACTCCAATGTGCTGGAGAACGTCACTTGCCGTGAATCCCCGATCGATACAAAGGTGCGGCTGGCCGCCGAGGTGTAGTAAGTGCGGTCGAAGAGGTTTTTGACGTTGACCTGGAACTTGACCTTTTGTCCTTCGACCCGAGTGTCGTAGGTCGCAAAGGCATCCGCCACGGTGTAGCCCGGCAGGTCGAAGTCGTTCAGCGCATCACCGGCACGTTCGCCCACGTAGCGGGCGCCAGCGCCAACGCGCAATTTGTCACCGCCGATGATGTTGCCAAAGTCATAAACCGCCGATACCGAGCCGCTGTTTTTGGCCACGTTCTGCAAGCGCATGCCCTGGTAGGTCTTGTCTTTGGTGACTTCGGCATCGGTGTAGGCGTAGCTGCCGATCAGGCTCCACTGGTCGCTCAACTGGCCGCTGACGTCCAGCTCCAGCCCCCGCGAGCGGACTTCACCGGCCGCCGAGTACGCCGTGATGCCGTCCACCGTAGAGGACACCAGCACGTTGCGTTTTTTGATGTCGTACAAGGCCACGGTGCCGGTGATGCGCCCCGGCAAATCCAGCTTGGCCCCCAGTTCCCAGGACTTGGACTGCTCCGGTGCAATGGATGAATCCAGCACCACACCGCCCGTCAGCGGCGCAATGCTGGAGTTGGGCTTGAAGGATTCGGTGTAGCTGCCATAAAACGACAGTTCATCGGTGTAGCGGTAGACCAGCCCGGCACGGGGGATCCACTTCACGCCGCTGGTGTCGGTACTGACCTTGAACGGAATGCTTTTGCCGCCCAGCTGGTCGTACTTCTGAAAGCGCGCACCCGCCACCAGAATCCATTGATCGGTGAGGTGGATGGAGTCCTGGGCAAACAGCGAATCGCTGCGCAGCAAGTCGGTCTGGTTGCTGTCACTGGCGCTGACGGTGGTGCCGGCAACTTCATTGCCATACACCGGGTTCTCGTAACTGAAGATGGACTGGCTGTCCTGGCGGATCAGCTCGGCGCGGTAGATTTTGCGGTATTCGTCATCCACGCCAAACACCAGGTCATGCTGCATGCCCGCCACCTGGACCTTGCCTTGCAGGCTGATGGTGGAAAAACGGTCGGTGGTGATGGCGCCTTTGGTGCCGTCCATTTTTCGGGTCAGGGTGCCGTCCGGGTTGACCTTGGTGACGCGCACCTGGCTGGCGTCGTAGGTCTCGCGGTTCCAGCTGTAGCCGAAATGGGCTTTCCAGTCGTCGTTGAGGTCGTGATCGACTTCAAGGCGATACAGGTCGGAGCGCCCTTCCATATTGTTGAACGGCTCATCCAGACGGCGCGTGGCCGGGATATCCAGCGGGTGGTTGGTGGCCGGGTTGATCGCCGTACCCCGGTCAAACGGGGTCAGGAACTCGCGGTGCTCGTATGCCAGCAGCACTTGGGTGTTGTCGCCATACCAGGCCAGCGACGGCGCAATCAACGTCTCGCGATGGATGCCAAAGTTGCGCCAATAATCTTCGTCTTCATGGTCGATGATCATCCGGTACGCCAGCCCCGATTCCCCCAACGGGCCGGTGCTGTCCAGGCTGCCACCACTGCCGTTTTTGCCCGCGCCATAGCTCGAGCCGCGCACGGTGAGCGCGTTGTTTTGCTCCAGCTGCGGTTTTTTACTGACCACGTTGACCACGCCTCCCGGGTCCTGGATGCCGTAGAGCAATGACGCGGGCCCCTTGAGCACTTCGACCCGCTCCGTCGCGGCCCCCATCGCCCGCCCCTGCACCAATGGCATGCCATCGCGCATGATCGAGCCGTCCCGGTTGTCACCGAAACCGCGCTTCATCACCGAGTCCTGGGTGCTGCCCAGCGTGTTGCCCTGGGTGATGCCGCTGACGTTGTTCAGTGCGTCATCCAGATTGCGCGGCGCCTGGTCACGAATCACCTGGGCGGCAACCACGTTGATGGTTTGCGGGATTTCCATGCTCGAGCCCGTGCCGCGCATCACCGAAGTGGTGGCCGGTGGCTGATAGCTGGTGTCATTTTGCGTCTGGGCCGTAATGCTGGTGGCGCCCAGGTTCAAGGCGCCAGCGGCGGGCTGAGGTTCGAGGGCGAAGGTATTGGCGTCGGTGCGCCGGGCATTGAAGCCCGACTGCGCGAGCAACTGCTGCAAGGCCTGATCGGCACTCATGCGGCCCTTGATGGCCGGGGCTTGCAGGCCCAAAGGCGCTTCGTCGGTGTAGACCACGCTGAGGCCGGTAAAGCGGCTGAAATCGTTCAAGGCCTGGGGTAACGGCTTGGCGGGCTGATTGAACTCAAACAGTGCACTGGCCTGCTGGGTGGCCCCGGCGGCCATTGCTGCGTAAAGCGGGTTAAGTGCCGACCCGGCCATCACTAAAGCAGAAGCCCCCAACCACTGTTTCACCGAACTTGCCCTGGACTTCATGCTCATGACCTGTGCTGACCTGATACGGAATACGAATTTTTCGCATTTTCAAGCACTACACGGATGGGCCCGAGGTTTACCTCACCTGATGCTGAAAAATAAATGAACAGAATGAAACTCTGTAGCCGCTGACGAGGAACGAAGGCTGCGATCGGCGGCTACAAGTCAACGCAACACAATCAGCCCAAACACACTGTGCTGTTCAAACCCGAGCACGCCCTGCAAGGAATTGAGCACCGCTTGCGGGTCCTGGCTGGGGAAGCTGCCACTGATGCGCCGTGTGCCCAATTGGGCATTGAGCAACACAATCTGCCCCGGGTAATAACGCTTGAGGTCCGCCACGACGTCGGCCATCGGCGCTCTGGAGTAGGTCAGCCAGCCCGTGCGCCAACCCAGTCGGGCCTGGCTGTCGACGGGGTGCACCGCATCGGTCACGCCGGCATCGTAGGTCACTTGCTGATCCGCGATGAGGATCTGCTGCGCCGCGTTTTTGCCCGCCCTGACCCCTACCCGCCCGGACAGCACCGTGACTTGCGCACCACCCGGCTGCAGGCGCACTTCGAACTCCGTGCCCAGCACCCGCGCTTCGCCACCCTCGGCATCCACGACAAAGGGCTCACCGGTGTGGGTGACGTGAAAAAAGGCTACGCCACGGCGCAGTTGCACATGGCGCTCACCGCCACTGAAGTTCACCGCAATGGCACTGTCGGCATCGAGCGTGACCCGGGACTGATCCGCCAGCACCACCGTGCGCACTTGCCCCGGTGCGCTCACATAATCAGCGCCCAGATCGTCCAGCCAGCGGGCAGGCTGCCAGCCGGCAAACACACCCACCATCAACAGCAAACAGGCCGCCACCGCCAACCCGCTGGCCCAGTGCCGCAGGCGGCTGCGCCGGGACCGGTCCATCGCGTTGAGGTAACGCTGCATCACCAGCGCCTCTTCGTCTGCCAGGGTGGTGCCGGCCACTTCGCTCAACTCCCACACCACCTGCGCCCGGGCATAGGCCTCGGCATGGGCCGGGTCGGCCTGCAGCCAGCGGCTGAAGGTGGCCTGGTCACCGCTGTCGGGCTGATCGTGCAACACACTGAGCCACGCCAGCGCGGTGCGCTCTTGCTCGGGGGTGACGGGGATACTCGAACGACTGATCACAACTGGGTCTCGGACGGCGG
This genomic stretch from Pseudomonas deceptionensis harbors:
- a CDS encoding LysR family transcriptional regulator, which produces MDTLQNMRAFSCVAEAGSFTAAAAMLDTTTANVSRAVSNLEAHLQTRLLNRTTRRIALTEAGKRYLLRCEQILAYVEEAEAEASDAHSRPAGQLKVHTMTGIGQHFVIDAIARYRKAHPDVTFDLTLANRVPDLLNEGYDVSIVLASELPDSGFVSQRLGITYSIVCASPGYVKANGTATKPSDLLNHACLRLVSPVIALDKWVFEGPEGQEMVLINSSPFLVNSADAMKTAITSGMGVGVLPVYAAIEGLRNGTLVRMLPKYRSQELNLYAIYPSRQYLDAKIKTWVEYLKGSLPEILAAHQTELATYS
- a CDS encoding 2-hydroxyacid dehydrogenase, translated to MSLPSTKKTVLAFSRVTPEMIERLQQDFNVIAPNPKLGDINAQFEEALPHAHGLIGVGRKLGRKQLENARQLEVVSSVSVGYDNYDVDYFNERGIMLTNTPDVLTESTADLGFTLIMSSARRVAELDAWTKAGQWQASVPPALFGSDVYGKTLGIVGMGNIGAAVARRGRLGFNMPILYSGNSRKTALEQELGAQFRSLDQLLAEADFVCLVVPLSEKTKHLISHRELGLMKKSAILVNISRGPVVDEPALIEALQNGTIRGAGLDVYEKEPLAESPLFALKNAVTLPHIGSATHETREAMANRALANLRSALLGERPQDLVNPHVFKG
- a CDS encoding DMT family transporter, with translation MNLFLYLSTVLIWGTTWIALKLQLGVVAIPVSIVYRFGLAALVLFVVLLLSRKLQVMNRRGHMICLAQGLCLFCVNFMCFLTASQWVTTGLIAVVFSTATLWNALNARIFFKQKIARNVIAGGALGMLGLGLLFWPELSGHTATPHILLGLGLALIGTLCFSAGNMLSSLQQKAGLKPLTTNAWGMFYGASMLAVYCVFKGIPFDMEWNTRYVGSLLYLVIPGSVIGFTAYLTLVGRMGPERAAYCTVLFPLVALNVSAFVEGYQWTAPALAGLVLVMLGNVLVFRKPKPVALNAKLA
- a CDS encoding helix-turn-helix domain-containing protein, translating into MPAFDTLQVFQSMNSSPNARLEHSVELSEGMAAALWTNHHDAREYQAPTHHTLSCYISGGTGTFRREQPGAKGAPGKLCVLPADHQSAWVINGEIRLAHVYVSREQFALGCITLLDREPRELLLREITFLDDEQQSRRFHRLIEMNWDEPGERLLTSSLASALLDHAVLTQVGLRDGLQLKGGLAAFQRRQLVDYIEHQLAEPLNIGQLAAQCALSPYHFARMFRESFGVPPHQYLLARRLTRARDLLRNSPLPLGDVALACGFASASHFANRFKQSLGCTPGEYRAVYRL
- a CDS encoding TonB-dependent siderophore receptor encodes the protein MKSRASSVKQWLGASALVMAGSALNPLYAAMAAGATQQASALFEFNQPAKPLPQALNDFSRFTGLSVVYTDEAPLGLQAPAIKGRMSADQALQQLLAQSGFNARRTDANTFALEPQPAAGALNLGATSITAQTQNDTSYQPPATTSVMRGTGSSMEIPQTINVVAAQVIRDQAPRNLDDALNNVSGITQGNTLGSTQDSVMKRGFGDNRDGSIMRDGMPLVQGRAMGAATERVEVLKGPASLLYGIQDPGGVVNVVSKKPQLEQNNALTVRGSSYGAGKNGSGGSLDSTGPLGESGLAYRMIIDHEDEDYWRNFGIHRETLIAPSLAWYGDNTQVLLAYEHREFLTPFDRGTAINPATNHPLDIPATRRLDEPFNNMEGRSDLYRLEVDHDLNDDWKAHFGYSWNRETYDASQVRVTKVNPDGTLTRKMDGTKGAITTDRFSTISLQGKVQVAGMQHDLVFGVDDEYRKIYRAELIRQDSQSIFSYENPVYGNEVAGTTVSASDSNQTDLLRSDSLFAQDSIHLTDQWILVAGARFQKYDQLGGKSIPFKVSTDTSGVKWIPRAGLVYRYTDELSFYGSYTESFKPNSSIAPLTGGVVLDSSIAPEQSKSWELGAKLDLPGRITGTVALYDIKKRNVLVSSTVDGITAYSAAGEVRSRGLELDVSGQLSDQWSLIGSYAYTDAEVTKDKTYQGMRLQNVAKNSGSVSAVYDFGNIIGGDKLRVGAGARYVGERAGDALNDFDLPGYTVADAFATYDTRVEGQKVKFQVNVKNLFDRTYYTSAASRTFVSIGDSRQVTFSSTLEF
- a CDS encoding FecR family protein, translating into MISRSSIPVTPEQERTALAWLSVLHDQPDSGDQATFSRWLQADPAHAEAYARAQVVWELSEVAGTTLADEEALVMQRYLNAMDRSRRSRLRHWASGLAVAACLLLMVGVFAGWQPARWLDDLGADYVSAPGQVRTVVLADQSRVTLDADSAIAVNFSGGERHVQLRRGVAFFHVTHTGEPFVVDAEGGEARVLGTEFEVRLQPGGAQVTVLSGRVGVRAGKNAAQQILIADQQVTYDAGVTDAVHPVDSQARLGWRTGWLTYSRAPMADVVADLKRYYPGQIVLLNAQLGTRRISGSFPSQDPQAVLNSLQGVLGFEQHSVFGLIVLR